A window of Synchiropus splendidus isolate RoL2022-P1 chromosome 9, RoL_Sspl_1.0, whole genome shotgun sequence contains these coding sequences:
- the LOC128764868 gene encoding phosphoglycerate mutase 1 produces the protein MAVYKLVLIRHGESNWNQENRFCGWFDADLSATGEKEAKRGGQALKDAGFEFDICYTSVLKRATRTLWLVLDSIDQMWVPVHRTWRLNERHYGGLTGLNKAETAAKHGEAQVKIWRRSFDIPPPPMGPDHDYYTIISKDRRYADLTEDQLPSCESLKDTIARALPYWNEEIAPQIKRGKRVLIAAHGNSLRGIVKHLEGMSDEAIMELNLPTGIPILYELDKNLKPVKPMQFLGDEETVRKAMEAVAAQGMAKK, from the exons ATGGCCGTGTACAAGTTGGTGCTCATCCGCCACGGGGAGAGcaactggaaccaggagaatcGGTTCTGTGGGTGGTTCGATGCGGATCTGAGTGCAACCGGTGAAAAGGAGGCCAAGAGGGGCGGACAAGCTCTGAAAG ATGCTGGTTTCGAGTTCGATATATGCTACACCTCTGTTCTGAAGAGGGCCACCAGAACGCTCTGGTTGGTTTTGGACAGCATCGACCAGATGTGGGTCCCGGTTCATCGGACGTGGCGCCTCAACGAACGCCACTACGGAGGGCTGACGGGTCTGAACAAGGCAGAGACAGCAGCCAAGCACGGTGAAGCTCAGGTGAAAATCTGGAGGCGCTCGTTCGACATCCCGCCTCCTCCAATGGGCCCGGACCATGACTACTACACCATCATCAGCAAG GATCGGCGCTACGCAGACCTGACCGAAGACCAGCTTCCTTCCTGTGAAAGCCTCAAGGACACGATCGCTCGTGCGCTGCCTTACTGGAACGAGGAGATCGCCCCTCAGATCAAACGTGGGAAGCGTGTTCTCATCGCTGCTCATGGAAACAGCCTGAGAGGAATTGTCAAGCACTTGGAGG GAATGTCAGACGAGGCCATCATGGAGCTCAACCTGCCAACCGGGATTCCCATCCTCTACGAGCTGGACAAAAACCTGAAGCCTGTGAAGCCCATGCAGTTCTTGGGAGATGAGGAAACTGTGCGCAAAGCCATGGAGGCCGTCGCTGCTCAGGGAATGGCCAAGAAGTGA